In Macaca fascicularis isolate 582-1 chromosome 15, T2T-MFA8v1.1, one genomic interval encodes:
- the ZNF483 gene encoding zinc finger protein 483 isoform X4, producing MQAVVPLNKMTAISPDPQTLASTEQNEVPRVVTSGEQEAILRGNAADAESFRQRFRWFCYSEVAGPRKALSQLWELCIQWLRPDIHTKEQILELLVFEQFLTILPGEIRIWVKSQHPESSEEVVTLIEDLTQMLEEKDPVSQDSTVSQEENSKEDKMVAVCPNTESRESITLKDVAVNFSRGEWKKLEPFQKELYKEVLLENFRNLEFLDFPVSKLELISQLKWVELPWLLEEVSKGSRPGPGYPS from the exons ATGCAAGCTGTAGTGCCCTTGAACAAGATGACAGCCATCTCACCAGACCCTCAAACTCTGGCCTCGACTGAACAAAATGAGGTCCCAAGAGTGGTTACTTCTGGGGAGCAAGAAGCTATTTTAAGAGGAAATGCGGCTGACGCAGAGTCTTTCAGACAGAGGTTTAGGTGGTTTTGTTACTCAGAAGTAGCTGGACCCAGGAAAGCTCTGAGTCAACTCTGGGAGCTCTGCATTCAGTGGCTGAGACCAGACATTCACACGAAAGAACAGATTTTAGAGCTTTTGGTATTTGAGCAGTTCCTGACCATTTTGCCTGGGGAGATCAGGATTTGGGTAAAGTCACAACATCCTGAGAGTAGTGAGGAGGTGGTGACCCTAATAGAAGACTTGACCCAGATGCTTGAAGAAAAAG ATCCAGTCTCTCAAGATTCTACTGTTTCCCAAGAGGAGAACTCAAAAGAGGATAAAATGGTCGCTGTTTGTCCCAATACTGAGTCCCGT GAATCTATAACATTGAAGGATGTAGCTGTGAACTTTTCAAGAGGAGAGTGGAAGAAGCTGGAGCCTTTTCAAAAGGAGCTATATAAGGAAGTGCTACTGGAAAACTTCAGGAACCTAGAATTTCTGG ACTTTCCAGTTTCAAAATTAGAGTTGATTTCCCAGCTGAAGTGGGTTGAATTGCCATGGCTGCTGGAAGAAGTCTCAAAAGGCTCCCGACCAG GCCCAGGGTACCCAAGTTAA
- the ZNF483 gene encoding zinc finger protein 483 isoform X1, which produces MQAVVPLNKMTAISPDPQTLASTEQNEVPRVVTSGEQEAILRGNAADAESFRQRFRWFCYSEVAGPRKALSQLWELCIQWLRPDIHTKEQILELLVFEQFLTILPGEIRIWVKSQHPESSEEVVTLIEDLTQMLEEKDPVSQDSTVSQEENSKEDKMVAVCPNTESRESITLKDVAVNFSRGEWKKLEPFQKELYKEVLLENFRNLEFLDFPVSKLELISQLKWVELPWLLEEVSKGSRPDESALDKIIERCLRDDDYGLMEEFQQYCGSSEDDHGNQGNSKGTVTQNKTRGSGSRGEEFDPGKSPFGHNFKETSDLIKHLKVYLRKKSRRYNESKKPFSFHSDLVLNRKEKTTGEKSRKSNDGGKVLSHSSALTEHQKRQKIHLGDRSQKCSKCGIIFIRRSTLSRRKIPMCEKCRKDSCQEAALNKDEGNETGEKTHKCSKCGKAFGYSASLTKHRRIHTGEKPYMCNECGKAFSDSSSLTPHHRTHSGEKPFKCDDCGKGFTLSAHLIKHQRIHTGEKPYKCKDCGRPFSDSSSLIQHQRIHTGEKPYTCNNCGKSFSHSSSLSKHQRIHTGEKPYKCGECGKAFRQNSCLTRHQRIHTGEKPYLCNDCGMTFSHFTSVIYHQRLHSGEKPYKCNQCEKAFPTHSLLSRHQRIHTGVKPYKCKECGKSFSQSSSLNEHHRIHTGEKPYECNYCGATFSRSSILVEHLKIHTGRREYECNECEKTFKSNSGLIRHRGFHAAE; this is translated from the exons ATGCAAGCTGTAGTGCCCTTGAACAAGATGACAGCCATCTCACCAGACCCTCAAACTCTGGCCTCGACTGAACAAAATGAGGTCCCAAGAGTGGTTACTTCTGGGGAGCAAGAAGCTATTTTAAGAGGAAATGCGGCTGACGCAGAGTCTTTCAGACAGAGGTTTAGGTGGTTTTGTTACTCAGAAGTAGCTGGACCCAGGAAAGCTCTGAGTCAACTCTGGGAGCTCTGCATTCAGTGGCTGAGACCAGACATTCACACGAAAGAACAGATTTTAGAGCTTTTGGTATTTGAGCAGTTCCTGACCATTTTGCCTGGGGAGATCAGGATTTGGGTAAAGTCACAACATCCTGAGAGTAGTGAGGAGGTGGTGACCCTAATAGAAGACTTGACCCAGATGCTTGAAGAAAAAG ATCCAGTCTCTCAAGATTCTACTGTTTCCCAAGAGGAGAACTCAAAAGAGGATAAAATGGTCGCTGTTTGTCCCAATACTGAGTCCCGT GAATCTATAACATTGAAGGATGTAGCTGTGAACTTTTCAAGAGGAGAGTGGAAGAAGCTGGAGCCTTTTCAAAAGGAGCTATATAAGGAAGTGCTACTGGAAAACTTCAGGAACCTAGAATTTCTGG ACTTTCCAGTTTCAAAATTAGAGTTGATTTCCCAGCTGAAGTGGGTTGAATTGCCATGGCTGCTGGAAGAAGTCTCAAAAGGCTCCCGACCAG atGAATCGGCTTTagataaaataatagaaagatgCCTCAGGGATGATGATTATGGCTTGATGGAAGAATTCCAGCAATACTGTGGCAGCTCAGAGGATGATCACGGTAATCAGGGAAATTCAAAAGGAACAGTCACACAAAACAAAACTCGTGGGAGTGGCAGTAGGGGTGAGGAATTTGACCCAGGTAAAAGCCCCTTTGGACATAATTTCAAAGAAACTTCAGACTTAATTAAACATCTGAAAGTCTACTTGAGGAAGAAATCTCGGAGGTATAATGAAAGCAAGAAACCCTTCAGTTTTCATTCAGACCTCGTTCTGAACCGCAAGGAGAAAACCACTGGAGAAAAGTCACGGAAATCTAATGACGGTGGGAAAGTCTTAAGTCATTCTTCAGCTCTTACTGAACATCAGAAACGTCAGAAGATTCATTTGGGGGATAGGTCCCAAAAATGCAGTAAGTGTGGGATAATCTTTATTAGAAGATCAACTCTTTCTAGGAGAAAAATCCCTATGTGTGAGAAATGTCGGAAAGATTCATGTCAAGAAGCAGCCTTAAATAAAGATGAGGGAAATGAGACTGGAGAAAAAACTCATAAATGTAGTAAGTGTGGAAAAGCCTTTGGCTATAGCGCCTCACTCACCAAACATcggagaattcacactggagaaaaaccctatatgtgtaatgaatgtggaaaagctTTTAGTGATAGTTCGTCGCTCACGCCACATCATAGAACTCACAGTGGAGAGAAACCCTTCAAATGTGATGATTGTGGGAAAGGTTTCACCCTAAGTGCTCACCTCATtaaacatcagagaattcatactggagaaaaaccttaTAAATGTAAAGACTGTGGGAGACCCTTCAGTGACAGTTCATCTCTTATTCAACATCAGCGAATTCATACCGGAGAAAAACCCTATACATGTAACAATTGTGGAAAATCCTTCAGTCATAGCTCATCCCTTTCcaaacatcagagaattcatactggagagaaaccctataaatgtggcgaatgtggaaaagcctttagACAGAATTCATGCCTTACCCggcatcagagaattcacactggagaaaaaccaTATTTGTGTAATGATTGTGGAATGACTTTTAGCCATTTTACATCTGTGATCTATCATCAAAGACTTCATTCAGGagaaaaaccctacaaatgtaaCCAATGTGAGAAAGCCTTCCCAACTCATTCACTGCTTAGTCgtcatcagagaattcatactggtgtAAAACCttataaatgtaaagaatgtgggaagTCCTTCAGTCAGAGTTCATCTCTTAATGAGCACCACCGaattcatacaggagagaaaccctatgaatgtaactATTGTGGTGCAACCTTTAGTCGAAGTTCAATCCTTGTAGAACACCTGAAAATTCACACCGGAAGGAGAGAATATGAATGTAACGAATGTGAGAAGACATTTAAAAGTAATTCAGGCCTCATTAGACATCGGGGATTTCATGCCGCAGAGTAA
- the ZNF483 gene encoding zinc finger protein 483 isoform X2, translated as MQAVVPLNKMTAISPDPQTLASTEQNEVPRVVTSGEQEAILRGNAADAESFRQRFRWFCYSEVAGPRKALSQLWELCIQWLRPDIHTKEQILELLVFEQFLTILPGEIRIWVKSQHPESSEEVVTLIEDLTQMLEEKDPVSQDSTVSQEENSKEDKMVAVCPNTESRESITLKDVAVNFSRGEWKKLEPFQKELYKEVLLENFRNLEFLDFPVSKLELISQLKWVELPWLLEEVSKGSRPGYTVCLQVFSNCHRSPKIFLTCLLKKIHRLGMVTPTCNLNTLGGQNGKTT; from the exons ATGCAAGCTGTAGTGCCCTTGAACAAGATGACAGCCATCTCACCAGACCCTCAAACTCTGGCCTCGACTGAACAAAATGAGGTCCCAAGAGTGGTTACTTCTGGGGAGCAAGAAGCTATTTTAAGAGGAAATGCGGCTGACGCAGAGTCTTTCAGACAGAGGTTTAGGTGGTTTTGTTACTCAGAAGTAGCTGGACCCAGGAAAGCTCTGAGTCAACTCTGGGAGCTCTGCATTCAGTGGCTGAGACCAGACATTCACACGAAAGAACAGATTTTAGAGCTTTTGGTATTTGAGCAGTTCCTGACCATTTTGCCTGGGGAGATCAGGATTTGGGTAAAGTCACAACATCCTGAGAGTAGTGAGGAGGTGGTGACCCTAATAGAAGACTTGACCCAGATGCTTGAAGAAAAAG ATCCAGTCTCTCAAGATTCTACTGTTTCCCAAGAGGAGAACTCAAAAGAGGATAAAATGGTCGCTGTTTGTCCCAATACTGAGTCCCGT GAATCTATAACATTGAAGGATGTAGCTGTGAACTTTTCAAGAGGAGAGTGGAAGAAGCTGGAGCCTTTTCAAAAGGAGCTATATAAGGAAGTGCTACTGGAAAACTTCAGGAACCTAGAATTTCTGG ACTTTCCAGTTTCAAAATTAGAGTTGATTTCCCAGCTGAAGTGGGTTGAATTGCCATGGCTGCTGGAAGAAGTCTCAAAAGGCTCCCGACCAG GCTACACAGTTTGTCTGCAAGTTTTTTCCAATTGTCACAGATCTCCAAAAATTTTTCTAACgtgtttattgaaaaaaatccacaggctgggcatggtgactcccacctgtaatctcaacactttgggaggccaaaacgggaagaccacttga
- the ZNF483 gene encoding zinc finger protein 483 isoform X3 produces the protein MQAVVPLNKMTAISPDPQTLASTEQNEVPRVVTSGEQEAILRGNAADAESFRQRFRWFCYSEVAGPRKALSQLWELCIQWLRPDIHTKEQILELLVFEQFLTILPGEIRIWVKSQHPESSEEVVTLIEDLTQMLEEKDPVSQDSTVSQEENSKEDKMVAVCPNTESRESITLKDVAVNFSRGEWKKLEPFQKELYKEVLLENFRNLEFLDFPVSKLELISQLKWVELPWLLEEVSKGSRPGIHGAEKKMQIFSEAE, from the exons ATGCAAGCTGTAGTGCCCTTGAACAAGATGACAGCCATCTCACCAGACCCTCAAACTCTGGCCTCGACTGAACAAAATGAGGTCCCAAGAGTGGTTACTTCTGGGGAGCAAGAAGCTATTTTAAGAGGAAATGCGGCTGACGCAGAGTCTTTCAGACAGAGGTTTAGGTGGTTTTGTTACTCAGAAGTAGCTGGACCCAGGAAAGCTCTGAGTCAACTCTGGGAGCTCTGCATTCAGTGGCTGAGACCAGACATTCACACGAAAGAACAGATTTTAGAGCTTTTGGTATTTGAGCAGTTCCTGACCATTTTGCCTGGGGAGATCAGGATTTGGGTAAAGTCACAACATCCTGAGAGTAGTGAGGAGGTGGTGACCCTAATAGAAGACTTGACCCAGATGCTTGAAGAAAAAG ATCCAGTCTCTCAAGATTCTACTGTTTCCCAAGAGGAGAACTCAAAAGAGGATAAAATGGTCGCTGTTTGTCCCAATACTGAGTCCCGT GAATCTATAACATTGAAGGATGTAGCTGTGAACTTTTCAAGAGGAGAGTGGAAGAAGCTGGAGCCTTTTCAAAAGGAGCTATATAAGGAAGTGCTACTGGAAAACTTCAGGAACCTAGAATTTCTGG ACTTTCCAGTTTCAAAATTAGAGTTGATTTCCCAGCTGAAGTGGGTTGAATTGCCATGGCTGCTGGAAGAAGTCTCAAAAGGCTCCCGACCAG